TCGATTTGGCAAAAAAACATCAATTTTTGCATAAAATTATTTTAAATAAGGTATTTTGGACTAACCAAACCAGCTCCGGCGGACAGGTTGTTTCAGATTTATACCAATCTTGGATTGATGAAAACAACCGCTGGTTACAAGAGCTTTACTCCCATATAGAAAAAACAGGGGGCATCAAGATATTGGAATACCCCCAAGAGCTGTTTAAAGCAGATTCCGACCATAAATGGGGTGTTCAGCCTTATCACTATGCCAAGCCGCTGTATCTGTATCTTTTGAACTATCTAGGCCGTCTGAAAACCTACCGGAAGGCGCTGGAAGACAATATTGTCCACACCGATTACCTGCCGCTGTTCATGGATACACTACCCATCAAAAGAAACCATTCAGCTTATCAGCCTTTGGTTTTTATAGGAGGAAACCAAAGCTACACGGTCAGCATCAAGATTACTCTCGCAGGAAACAAGCAGGCAGGGGAAAAAGATTTACTGCATACGCTGAAATACGAACCGGAAGAAACCGAGTGGTATGCCGGGCAAAAATACACCCTTTCCGCTGTAAAAGATATCGGCTATTTCAAGTATATCGCCACCCAAGCTTATACCGTTTATGAACGTGAAATCAGATTCTGCATACCCGCCGGTGCGCGTGCCGTTTTTTCCATTCAAGAATTTTATTCTAAAGGAAAAAATATAATCTTAGAAGCAGAGATCAACAAGGCCGGCAAATGAACATCTATTTAATCAGCGATAGCTTAACCCAAACATCTCTACAAAAAGAAGATATATCACTAAGCAGCAGTTGGTTTTCCCTCCGCAAAAACAACGGCTCGGTATTATTGGTCGAGTCTGCATGGAACGGCCGAAAAAACCGCTGGAAGTTCAAAATCGCCTCCTATCCCGACCATCCCAAACGCAGCAACGAAAAACTGGTGCGTTTGGTTCAGACCGCAAAAGATAAGGGGATTTCCACCGTTTTTTGGAATAAAGAAGATTCGGTTCATTTCGACCGCTTTATCGATTCTGCCAAACATTTCGACCATATTTTTACCGTGGATGAAAATTGTGTGGAGCGGTATCGGGAGGTTGTGCCTGCCTCAACCACGGTTGATGTAGCGATGTTTCCCGTCCAACCCCGTATCCATAACTATCAAGGGTTTAACTTTCGGCAGGTGGAAGCAAATTTTGTCGGCAGCTTCAGCAGGCATATTCACAACAAACGCCGCGAACGCCAGGAAATGCTGTTTTCTGCGGCTTTGAAGGCGGGTTTGCCGGTTACGGTTTTCGACCGAAATTCAAACAGAAAATCAAGAAACTACCGTTACCCTGAGCAGGAATTCGGCCTGAAAATCATGCCGGCTTTAGATTATGCCCAAACCGCCGATATCTACCGCCGTTTTGCAGTGTCGCTGAATGTAAACACCATTGAAGACTCACCCACTATGTTTTCACGGCGGGTAGTGGAAATTCTGGCCTGCGGCGGCATTTTGGTTTCCACCCCCGGCATAGCGATGGACAGGCTGTTTAAAGATTATTGCCATATCGTGAACCATGAAGATGAAGCGGCAGCTTTATTTGAACGTTTGAAACACGGGCCGTCTGAACATGATTTGGAAATGGCCAAGGCCGGGGCAGACTTTGTGTTAAACCATTTCACTTGGCGGAAATTTTTAGAAAAAATCCAATCTGTTATCCACTCAACAAAATAAAATGCTTTTCTCAAGTTTCGGGCTTTGGCGCCAACAAAAAACACTGCGCGCCCTCCTTCACCCTGCCGGGCAGGCTGGCGGAGAGGTTCTATTGTGGGGCAGAAAACATACCCGGCGGGAATATTGGATACGCTCGGTGTTGAAAAAAAACGTTATTTATCTTGAAGACGGCTTTCTGCGCTCGCTCGGCTTGGGCGTGGAAGGTTGGCCGCCGTTTTCTATGGTGGCAGACGATTTGGGCATCTATTACGACACCACCCGCCCCTCCCGCTTGGAGGCGTTGATTTTGGCAGCGGATCAGATGCC
This genomic interval from Neisseria musculi contains the following:
- a CDS encoding CgeB family protein yields the protein MNIYLISDSLTQTSLQKEDISLSSSWFSLRKNNGSVLLVESAWNGRKNRWKFKIASYPDHPKRSNEKLVRLVQTAKDKGISTVFWNKEDSVHFDRFIDSAKHFDHIFTVDENCVERYREVVPASTTVDVAMFPVQPRIHNYQGFNFRQVEANFVGSFSRHIHNKRRERQEMLFSAALKAGLPVTVFDRNSNRKSRNYRYPEQEFGLKIMPALDYAQTADIYRRFAVSLNVNTIEDSPTMFSRRVVEILACGGILVSTPGIAMDRLFKDYCHIVNHEDEAAALFERLKHGPSEHDLEMAKAGADFVLNHFTWRKFLEKIQSVIHSTK
- a CDS encoding DUF6270 domain-containing protein, with product MNKLFILGSCVSRDAFALEEGNVYHIVSYLARTSFAGTFHHQPVKDIDLSKIPSSFQQRMVENDLSKQTAHALTHNEFDWLIIDLIDERFNIFVSDNEEVFTLSPEFSNNCIFDKPGKVLTPNSDEFLERWKKGWDNFIDLAKKHQFLHKIILNKVFWTNQTSSGGQVVSDLYQSWIDENNRWLQELYSHIEKTGGIKILEYPQELFKADSDHKWGVQPYHYAKPLYLYLLNYLGRLKTYRKALEDNIVHTDYLPLFMDTLPIKRNHSAYQPLVFIGGNQSYTVSIKITLAGNKQAGEKDLLHTLKYEPEETEWYAGQKYTLSAVKDIGYFKYIATQAYTVYEREIRFCIPAGARAVFSIQEFYSKGKNIILEAEINKAGK